ACAAGCGGTACACCTTCTCCATGCAAAACTTCTACGATATTATTGCATATGTCACATTTATAAATTTCAAGATTGCTAGTCATTTTATTCTTCCTCCATAGTTGTTTTCTTTTTTAATTTTTGTAATGTATTAATATCATTTTTATAACTTAGCTACTGATATACTCAATAACACTCCCTCTTGATAGTTTTACTTTTTATTAATAAACTATTCAATTAATATATTTTTTTCTCTCAGTATATTTTTAATTAATTCAAATATATATAATTCACAATCTTTCTGGTGTATTTTAATATAATAAAAACCTCCTTGGTATAAAATTTTACCAAGGAAGTTTTTATTATAGCTAATACAGGATATATTCTCCTACATCGCTGCACCTGATGGATCATAAGCTGCATCATTATCTGAATCATAATCTTTTGAATAAATTTTATCACCAGAACAACCACAGGAACATCTACCACACAAAGCACATGGATCATGAAAAGCTTTTATTGTCTGCTCCTCTATATTGATTTTTCTACCTAATTTTTTCATTGTTTCACCCCCTTTTTATGTTATAAAAATTTATAATTAGCCTGTGAATAATATTGAACTAATTATAAATTATATTATAATATCAATGTTATACCTAAAATAAAATTCATCAGTATAACTATTGATACACAAACCTTTTTTTATATTGCTGGTTTTTGGTTTATCTTAAGCTGCTTATAAATAATGTCTGCAATGTTATTAACTGTATTAAAACTCCCTTTGACTATATCTTCTTGTGGGATTTTAATCTTAAATAATCTTTCGCACTCTAATAAAACATATACTAATTGAGACGCATTTAATCTTATTTTGATACCTAGAAGTTTTTCATTTTCATAACCTTTACCTATACAAGTTATATCTGTTTCGAATAATTTTTTAATAATACTAACTATTTCTTCCATGATATTAGTTTTACTTAATTCAGTCATATTAAATCTCCCCCAAATTAGCTAGTTCACTTGAACTATATGATGACAAAGTATCAATTAATAATTTGAGCATTTTATTTTTATCATCATTATTAAATACATGATAAATAGGCTTCTTATATTTTGTATATCTTAACACTTCTTTATCAATAAACTCTGTATCTAGAAAATTACAGGCTATCTTTTTTGATGATTTAGAAGCATTCCAATTAAATTGAGTATTTGACATGTTAAAACAGTCTATTTCAAATCCAAATCTGTATTTTGTTAAATTATTTAATTTATCAAAATAACTATCATCCAACTCATTATATAAAGTACTGATTATAACAAAATCTGGAGATACAGCTTGTGAAACTTCGAATGCTAATATACCAAACTTATTTGTAAATTTTTTGCTAAAGGGTAGTACTCCACCTGGAATGCCTATAATTATAATATCTGGAGATTCATTTTCTTCAATTTTCTTTACTAATCTATTAAATAAAATAACTTTCTTATATTCATTCGTATTAGCATTCATCATAAATGATGGAAAAGAATGCATACCTAATAATTCACAATAATGCCTACTCCCTATCTGACTTACTTTATACCCATTCTTTTCTAGCCTTTCTTTTAATGTAAGTTGTATTTCAAATTTATTAGTATTTTCTGTCTCTCCAGCAACGAAAACTACAGGAGTCTCTGTTTCAATAAGTCCTTCTACCCAATCTCCAAATACATTAACTTTATACTCTGGATATTCGCCATAATATCTAAAATATACATTATTCAATTCAGCTTCTTTTTGCATTTGCTTAATTTGCTGATTTTCAAATTTAAGTGTACATATGATATTTTTTTTCTTACTTATTGCAAGAATTATGTTATCGTATATTATCTTTTTAAATTTATCTGGTACTTTACAATCAGCAACTAATAAAGTATCGCATTCATCAATATGTTTACTAAAATCATTCTTTACAATTTTACCTATTTTACTTCCATGGTCTGCTTTTCCAGCATCTTCATTGTTTAAAGCAAACCCAATCGGTGAAACTAGATGCATTATATCGTAATTTAAAGATAATTGATTATTTCTAACAATAGGTGCAAATTCATGTCCATAAGGATAGATTAATAATTTTTCTTTATTTTTATTCATATTTTCCTCCTTAAGTTAACACAAAACATCCTCATACCGTTTCTTGATTTCTGTAATTTCTACATATTTTTTCAATTTATTATCAAGTGCTTGTCTTACACCATTACAGTAACGGCTTTTAAGTTCTCCTGAAAGTTCATGATTATTATCTGCATGTTTGCCGCATAAAGTACAATGGGTGATTGCCCAACAATTTTTACATTGTTCTTGAGTTAATTTACCTACGTTTAGTAAACTTTGTGCTTTTTTCATGTCAAAACCACTATCAATATGTCCTATTCTCATAACTGGTGATACCTCACTAACCCTCTCACAAGGATAAAAATAACCCTCTGTATTTATGAACAATCTAAGCTGACCCGGGATACATGGTCCTCCTGGCGCAGTTTTTTCTAATAATTTTTCTCTTCTATCTAACTCTTCTTCAAACTTCTTCAAACTATCCAGTTCCTGTAACGCAATAGGTGAAATATATTTCTTGTCTACCATACCTAGATAGTTGAGAAACATCTTGAAAATTTCGTAATTAAAAGAAACTATATAATTTTCTGTGATTTTATTTTTTTCATCAAGATACAAGTCATCAATCAATGATGATCTAACATTTGATTCCTTAAAATATTCATAATCTACAAAGAATCTATTAACACAGTTATAATCATCTTGTGGATTAACAACAACGTTGAATGATAATTTATCGAAATACTGAGGATAATTCTCTTTTATAAAACGTAAATTTTCATTTATTTTTTCAAAGCTTCCTTCTCCTGAGGCAAATCGTCTGTGTCTATCATGAATTTCCTTTGGTCCATCAAAACTAACTAAAGTAATTACATCGTGCTTCATAAAAAATTCAATAATTTCAGAATTAAAAAGAGTTCCATTTGTAGTAATTGAGAAATCAATTTCTTTTCCCTCGCCAACTTTTTCTGCATATAAAACACATTTTTTAAGCAAATCAAATTCAAGCAACGGTTCTCCACCATAAAATCCAATATTAACTCTTCCTTCATCTCTTGAATGAGCAATTAAAAAATCAATGGCTTTTTTTGCTGTTTCAAAACTCATTCTTTTATTAGAATGATGTCTTTGCTTACCGTTTTCAGTCTGTGAGTAAATACAATATGAACATCTGAAATTACAATTCTGAGTTAATTGGAGTGTTATTTTCTTCATTTTATTATTTAATTGATAATCAAGGTATCTCGTTTGAGGATGTTCAATTTCTTTGGGTTTATTGGATGATAAGAATTTTTTGTCTATTAGACCTTTAATTATATCTTTTGTTTCAATATCTATTTCACTATTTTTTAGAGTACCTTCTTGCCTCTTGAAAAGAATGTTATATACTTTTTCTTTAACTCTTATAATACAATTTGTATTGACATCAAAAAAATAATAACCTAATGGTGTTTTAAATAAATGAATGAATGGTTTTTCAGTTAACATTTTATCCTCCTAAATATTACCTTGTATTAATTAAATTAAAAATATAGTAATATTAATATTTTATTTATTCAATTATTTAATGATTGTACATGACATACAAAGTATATTAACTAATAATATAAGATATGATAAATTCCATAATGTATTATATCATGATTTTTTTAAAATATTTGTTAAAATTTGTTTGTAATATGAATTTTTTTCAGCCATAATTTAGTATTAATTTTTATATTTTTTTTAAATTTAACAATATTATTGAATTTAATTCCTTTTGCTACAACAATTTTTAAAAACATCCCTTATAATTTTCAAGGCTTCTTTAATATCTTTCTTTGTTATTCCATAATGTGTAACAGCACGAATACGTCCATATCCTAACTCTCCTATATTTAATCCTCTCTTTTTAGTTTCATCTACAAATGTTTCCCAAGTAAATCTATCATCTATAACTTCAAAAAATACAATATTGGTTTTAACATTATCTAAGTCAATTTTAATTTCAGGCATTTTAGATAACCCCTCTGCAAACATACGTGCATTTTCATGATCTTCTTTTAACCTATCAATCATTTGCTCAAGAGCAACAATCCCAGGCGCAGCAATTATTCCAACTTGTCTCATTCCGCCTCCGAGCATCTTTCTAATCCATCGAACTTTATCTATAAAAATCTTGCTTCCTACTACCATTGATCCTATAGGAGCTGATAAGCCTTTTGATAAACAAAATTGTATAGAATCAGCATACTGTACTATTTCAGATGGTTTTACTCCTAGTGCAACAGAAGCATTAAAAATTCTAGCCCCGTCCATATGAACAAAAAGATCATGACTTCTAGCAAAATTCTGAACGTCTTTTAAATAGTTTAGAGATAAAACTGTTCCCCCACAACGATTATGAGGGTTTTCAAGGCAGATTAATTTTGGAAGTGCAAACTGAGGGTCATTTAAATCACTTGGTATCGCATTTTCTAAATCCTTAATCAAAAGTCTGCCATCTGGCTGAGTACTTATTGGTTCATACACTATTCCTCCACACACAGAAGCTCCTCCAGCTTCATAAATATAAATATCTGATTCATTACCTACAAGTACTTTAGAGCCACGAGGACAATGAGCCATTATACTTGCTAAATTCGCCATTGTTCCACTTGGCATTAAACAAGCTGCTTCTTTTGAAAGGATTTTCGCTGCTAGCTTTTCTATTTGATTTGCTGTTACATCTTCTCCATAAACATCATCTCCTAAATGAGCTGTAGTTATTGCCTCTATCATTTCTTTTGTTGGCAATGTAAAAGTATCACTTCTCATTTCTATCATTTCAATTACCCCCTTCGTAATTTAAATAATTTTTAATTTGAAACAATTATTCTAAGTCTATTTTTTACATTTTCAAGCCTAAGCTGAGTTTGTTCATATGTCTTTGCTGTAACTATAAAGTATCCTAAGCGATGATAAGCATTCTTTGGTCGCTTGAT
This Abyssisolibacter fermentans DNA region includes the following protein-coding sequences:
- a CDS encoding GntG family PLP-dependent aldolase, with translation MIEMRSDTFTLPTKEMIEAITTAHLGDDVYGEDVTANQIEKLAAKILSKEAACLMPSGTMANLASIMAHCPRGSKVLVGNESDIYIYEAGGASVCGGIVYEPISTQPDGRLLIKDLENAIPSDLNDPQFALPKLICLENPHNRCGGTVLSLNYLKDVQNFARSHDLFVHMDGARIFNASVALGVKPSEIVQYADSIQFCLSKGLSAPIGSMVVGSKIFIDKVRWIRKMLGGGMRQVGIIAAPGIVALEQMIDRLKEDHENARMFAEGLSKMPEIKIDLDNVKTNIVFFEVIDDRFTWETFVDETKKRGLNIGELGYGRIRAVTHYGITKKDIKEALKIIRDVFKNCCSKRN
- a CDS encoding CLI_3235 family bacteriocin precursor: MKKLGRKINIEEQTIKAFHDPCALCGRCSCGCSGDKIYSKDYDSDNDAAYDPSGAAM
- the ccpM gene encoding Cys-rich peptide radical SAM maturase CcpM, with product MLTEKPFIHLFKTPLGYYFFDVNTNCIIRVKEKVYNILFKRQEGTLKNSEIDIETKDIIKGLIDKKFLSSNKPKEIEHPQTRYLDYQLNNKMKKITLQLTQNCNFRCSYCIYSQTENGKQRHHSNKRMSFETAKKAIDFLIAHSRDEGRVNIGFYGGEPLLEFDLLKKCVLYAEKVGEGKEIDFSITTNGTLFNSEIIEFFMKHDVITLVSFDGPKEIHDRHRRFASGEGSFEKINENLRFIKENYPQYFDKLSFNVVVNPQDDYNCVNRFFVDYEYFKESNVRSSLIDDLYLDEKNKITENYIVSFNYEIFKMFLNYLGMVDKKYISPIALQELDSLKKFEEELDRREKLLEKTAPGGPCIPGQLRLFINTEGYFYPCERVSEVSPVMRIGHIDSGFDMKKAQSLLNVGKLTQEQCKNCWAITHCTLCGKHADNNHELSGELKSRYCNGVRQALDNKLKKYVEITEIKKRYEDVLC
- a CDS encoding TIGR04066 family peptide maturation system protein, encoding MNKNKEKLLIYPYGHEFAPIVRNNQLSLNYDIMHLVSPIGFALNNEDAGKADHGSKIGKIVKNDFSKHIDECDTLLVADCKVPDKFKKIIYDNIILAISKKKNIICTLKFENQQIKQMQKEAELNNVYFRYYGEYPEYKVNVFGDWVEGLIETETPVVFVAGETENTNKFEIQLTLKERLEKNGYKVSQIGSRHYCELLGMHSFPSFMMNANTNEYKKVILFNRLVKKIEENESPDIIIIGIPGGVLPFSKKFTNKFGILAFEVSQAVSPDFVIISTLYNELDDSYFDKLNNLTKYRFGFEIDCFNMSNTQFNWNASKSSKKIACNFLDTEFIDKEVLRYTKYKKPIYHVFNNDDKNKMLKLLIDTLSSYSSSELANLGEI